In the Gammaproteobacteria bacterium genome, TGGAAATGCTTTATCACGGAGCAACAGTAACTTGTTGTCATCGTTTTACCAAAGACTTGGAAAAGCATGTGCGAAGTGCTGATATTCTCTGCGTCGCCATCGGTAAAACCGGAATTGTCAAATCCGAATGGATTCCAAAAGACTGTATCGTCGTCGATATTGCTATCAATCGCAACGAAAATGGCAAAATTTGCGGTGATGTTGAATTTGAAGAAGTCAAAGACAAAGTCGCAATGATAACACCTGTTCCCGGCGGAGTTGGTCCAATGACTGTAGCTACATTGATACAAAACACTTATGAAGCGAGCTTATTGTAGTTACTAAGGAATGCAAAGTGTACAAAGGAGACGCAGAGATACGCAAAGTTTTTGTCATTCTGAGTGAGTGAAACGAGCCGAAGAATCTTATAATGCTTAATACGATGGATAAATATTGAATGGGTTATTGTATAAAATGAGTTTGAAGTACTTCAGAATTTGGCTATTTTTCTTGGTTGGGATAATTGTTCCGACTTCTGCTATGGCGAGTTATGCAAATGGTTTCTGGGGTTTAATAATACTAGTATATTCTTTCAAAATAGCTATATTTGCTACCTTGGTTACTTTCATTTTTGTTTATCTAGGTTTATTTAGATCAAAACGATTTTTATATATGTATTTTTCTGTTTTTCTAATTTCGGCTTTTATTGCATTAATTTTAACAACAAGAGCAAACGATCCAGTTTCATTTTTTTATGTGCTTATTGGGGAGCCAATTTTATTACCTGCATACATTCAATACAAACGAGCTAACAAAAGTTAATAAATTTGAAATAATCAAACTTTGCGTATCTCTGCGTTTTCTTTGTTCCTAAATATCTAAATACCAAATTCCTCTTTAACTTGCTTAAAACACGCCAAGGCTTTATCAATATCTTCTCTGGAGTGAGCAGCGGAGATTTGCAGACGTATACGGGCTTTATCTTTCGGTACAACCGGAAAGCTGAATCCGATACAATAAATCCCTAGTTCCAAAAGTCGGTCAGCCATGTTTTTAGCGAGTTTTGCATCATAAAGCATAATTGGAACAATAGGATGAGTTTCTCCACTAATATCAAACCCTAACTTACTGATTTCTTTACGAAAATACCGTGTATTCTCGTTCAGTTTCTCACGCAAAGAATCTGATTTTGTCAATAATTCAAAAACTTTAATTCCTGCAGCAATCAATGGAGGAGGGAGTGTATTTGAAAATAAATAAGGTCTTGATCGTTGTCTGAGCAAATCAATGATTTCTTTTTTGCCTGATGTAAATCCGCCGGAACCACCACCTAGTGCTTTTCCAAGAGTTGATGTAAAAATATCAATTTTATCCAAAACACCACACAATTCGGCCGAACCTCGTCCTGTTGGCCCGGTAAATCCCGTCGCATGAGAATCATCAACCATAATCATCGCATCATATTTCTCAGCCAATTCGACGATTTCATTCAGTTTAGCAATCGTTCCATCCATGCTGAATACACCATCTGTGACAATTAATCGAATTTTACAGTCCTGAGAATCTTGCAAGCATTTTTCCAAATCCTGCATGTTACTGTTTTTATAACGAAATCTTTTGGCTTTACAAAGCCTGACACCGTCAATAATTGAAGCATGATTCAATTCATCGCTGATTACTGCATCATCAGCTGTCAGAATTGTTTCAAACAGTCCACCGTTAGCATCAAAGCACGAAGAGTACAAAATAGTATCTTCAGTTGCTAAAAATTCACTGATACTTTTTTCCAGTCGTTTATGCAAATCCTGAGTTCCGCAAATAAATCGAACTGAAGCCATTCCAAAACCATGTGTATCTAAAGCTGACTTAGCAGCGTCAATTATTTCCGGGTTATCCGCCAAACCTAAATAGTTATTTGCACAGAAATTAATAACTTCTTTACCACCGGGTAATGTGATGTGTGATGACTGAGGACTTGTAATAATTCGTTCATCTTTATACAAACCATCATTTTTAATTTCATTAAGAATAGTTTGATAGTGTTTTTTGATATCCGGATTCATAAGAAGAGTAAATTACATAAGGAAATGTAATTTTATCAAATACCTCTTTAAATTCAATAAATAAGGTCTATTCCTAATAATTTATAATTTAACATAATATATATTATACGCATATATGTATTATTAATAATGACATGGAGGAAACAGTAATGGACGACTAACTAATTCTTTTCATTTTTTCCAACTAACCCCCTTGTTTTTCAACTAAACCTCTTGTTTTGTCGTCCAGTCATTTTTTAGCATAATATTCGATATATTTAATATAGAAATTTCATTGTATTAAAATAGAATTTTATTACGAAGACAACTTTAGTATTTGATAATGAAACATGGAGAATTATTATAGCTAGTAATATTGTAGAAATATTTATCTGTTGATTCTATACTTTTATGATTGACAGTATTTTGAAATTTTTGAATTGGACAATTATTTTGCAAAGCATTAATAATAAATGTGCTTCTTGCTGAATGTGGAGTTATATTATTCGGTAACTTTGCTATATTTGAATAGTATTTGAATATTCTATTAAATGAAGATTCAGCCATCGGTTTTATCAAACTCATATCTGATAATTGAACTCTGGTAAAAAATGGGATGTTAGGGTTAGTTAGGTGTAGATGGGTAGATGATTTTATATAAATCTTAAGAATATTTATCACCTCAATATTTAAAGGAACAATGCGATTTGAATTTCTTTTTCTAAATTTAATTGTTGGTAATTCATCATTAATATTTATGTCTGAGTATCTAAGATATTTTAGTTCGGACCTTCTGCAGCCTGTATAAAAATATAAATACATAATCGTACGATCTCTGAGACCTTTGTATGTTGAAATATCAGGAGTATTAAGAAGTGATTCAACTTGTTCCCTGTTTAATAAGATTTTATTTCTAGTATCTGACTCAAATTTTAATCTTTTTACTGTTCCAATTGGATTAATAATTAAATAATCAATTTTTACCAAATAATTATACAAGCTGGATTCAACAACGAAGTGCAACACTCCAGTTTCTAGATTTTACTTCAAGGGGAGTTAAAAAGCCTAATTTTTTTCTGGGTCTGTTGTTCAAAGCGTCTTCAACAGCCTGAACTTCGTTTTCTGATAACTGATCAAGAGTCTTGTTTTTAGGGAAATACTGTCTGATTAAACCGTTAGTATTTTCATTCGTGCCTCTCTCCCAGGAATGATAAGGTTTGGCAAAATAGATGTTTATTCCGATAGTATCACTAATCATTTCGTGTTTTGCGAACTCCAAACCGTTATCCAAAGTCAGGGTATGTGTGATTTCATCCTTTAGCTTTTCAATACAGGCTTGACTGACATCGGTTGCCAGTTTTCGGTTCAATGGTTTGATTTTGACTTCGAGTGATTTTCTGTCAACAAGAGTCAGTAGTGCTCCTCTGTGCTTGCTGCCAATAATTGTATCACCTTCATAGTCTCCAAGGCGTGAACGATTATTTGCAACCATAGGACGTTTATCAATATCTACGCGGTTGCTTATCTTTCCACGTCTGGTTTGACCGGAGTTGTATCGTTTTCTTCTTTGTTTTTGGCATCTCAGGTGTTTAAGCAATGAGGCTTTGTTCTCTTTGTTAGCATAAATGAATTGATAGATTCTTTCGATGCTGGGTACACCATCCCAACCATCGAGTTTTAAACGACCATTGATTTGTTCGGGGGAGAATTTCTTCTTTAACAAGTAAGTGACATAAGCCCAGCAAAAGTCGGTTATTTTATTGGCATTATCAGATTTCCGTTTAACCGCAAATTCATTGGCTTGTTTGGGTCTGTATCCTCGAAGTCCGGTATTGCGTTTAATTTCACGAATTACAGTGCTTTTATGACGATTTAGGATGTTTGCTATTTCAGTTTTGCTACAATTAGTTTTCAGCAGAGCTGATATCTGATATCTTTCTGCTTCAGTAAGATGTGAATAGTGTGACATTTGCAATCTCTTTTTGGGAAGTTCAACTGCAAGTGCAACACATCACATCTTACTTTTCAACTTCGATAAAAATTTTGTTGCACTTCGTTGTTGAATCCAGCACATAAATAGTTTCTAGAGATTGTTACCATAATATAGTTTCTATGTATGAGGGAATCTAGCATCGATTTACCGTTTATAAATGGGGTGTATAATTGAATAATTTCAAAATACACCCTTAATCTGATTCTAGGTTTATGGTGGATGAGAAAACAAGGACTTTGGTTGGAAATTGTATTTATGATTAAAATTTTCTTATGATCTAAAAAAACAAGTGGTTTAGTTGAAATAGCATTATTGAATGTTATTATAAAACAGTAACTTATAATTTTATTTAATAAAATAAATTGCTTGAACGTCCAAGTAAAATTAGTTAATCATGTGTTCTGTTACTTAAGAATTTCTAAAATCTCTTCAAGTTCCATGCGTGTTTGGTTGATAACTTGATAAGATTTACTGGCTTCTTTATCTGTTGCCTTGCCATCGAGTTTGGTTCTTGCACCGCTGATGGTGTAACCGTGATCATACAAAAGGCTGCGGATTTGACGAATCATGATAACATCATGACGTTGATAGTAGCGGCGATTGCCACGACGTTTGATTGGTTTTAAATCAGGGAATTCATTCTCCCAATAACGCAACACGTGAGGTTTGATATCACAAAGCGTACTAACCTCGCCTATCGTGAAATAGCGTTTAGCAGGGATTTTAGGTAAAGAATTATTATGGCCTTGATCCAGCATAAGTTTCTATAGTGTCTCTGATTTTTTGTCCTGGTTTAAATGCGACTATTCTTCTTGGAGTAATTGCGATTTCTTCTAAAGTTTTTGGGTTTCTGCCTGGTCTGCCTTTTTTGTCACGCAATTCAAAATTTCCGAATCCGGATAATTTTACATCATTGCCTTCAACCAACAAATCTTTGATTGTATTAAAAAAAGCATCAACAAATTCATTGGCTTCGCATTTATTCAAGCCTACATCCATGTATAGAGCTTCTGCTAAATCTGTCTTTGTGATTGCCATTAATTCCCTCGAATTTCGATATTTAACTTCGTAGATATAGAAGATAACATTTTAGCCATAAGTTTGTCCACTTCTTTATCTTCAAAAGTGGCATTTTCTTTCTGTAAAATTAAACCGATAGCCAAAGAACGTGAAGTTGAATCTATGTTTTCACCCTTATACTCATCAAATACAAAGGTTTTTACGAGTTCGTCACCTAATTCATCAACTATAATATCTTTAATTTGCTGATAGCTAATATCATTTCCGGCAACTAATGCAATATCTCTGCGTACTGACGGAAATTTCGAAATGTCCTTATAGCTAGGGAGTCTGGTATTTAGTATATCATTTACTTTTATTTCAAAGGCATAGACTTCTTTCTTAATGCCAATTGAACGGCAAATTTCAGGATGTACCTGCCCTATCCAACCGATGTTTTTACCATCAATAATAACATTGGCTTGTCGGCCGGGATGAAGAAAATTATGTTCGCTTTTGGTAAAAGCATATTCAGATTTTGTATTGTCTAAAATATTTTCCAAATCAGCTTTAATATCAAAGAAATCGACATTCGATTTGGTATCGAACCCCCAATTTTCCGCACACCTGTTTCCTATATTCACAGCCACAAGCATATCGTTTTCGATTACATTGGATTGCTCATCTTTCAGGAATACATTGCCGGTTTCAAATAGTTTGACATTGTTATTTTGCCTTCTTAAGTTGTAATTTGCTGTTTCCATGATTCCGGGTAATAAACTGGTTCTCATGATTGCAAATTCTTCTGTC is a window encoding:
- the kbl gene encoding glycine C-acetyltransferase, encoding MNPDIKKHYQTILNEIKNDGLYKDERIITSPQSSHITLPGGKEVINFCANNYLGLADNPEIIDAAKSALDTHGFGMASVRFICGTQDLHKRLEKSISEFLATEDTILYSSCFDANGGLFETILTADDAVISDELNHASIIDGVRLCKAKRFRYKNSNMQDLEKCLQDSQDCKIRLIVTDGVFSMDGTIAKLNEIVELAEKYDAMIMVDDSHATGFTGPTGRGSAELCGVLDKIDIFTSTLGKALGGGSGGFTSGKKEIIDLLRQRSRPYLFSNTLPPPLIAAGIKVFELLTKSDSLREKLNENTRYFRKEISKLGFDISGETHPIVPIMLYDAKLAKNMADRLLELGIYCIGFSFPVVPKDKARIRLQISAAHSREDIDKALACFKQVKEEFGI
- a CDS encoding site-specific integrase; the protein is MVKIDYLIINPIGTVKRLKFESDTRNKILLNREQVESLLNTPDISTYKGLRDRTIMYLYFYTGCRRSELKYLRYSDININDELPTIKFRKRNSNRIVPLNIEVINILKIYIKSSTHLHLTNPNIPFFTRVQLSDMSLIKPMAESSFNRIFKYYSNIAKLPNNITPHSARSTFIINALQNNCPIQKFQNTVNHKSIESTDKYFYNITSYNNSPCFIIKY
- a CDS encoding IS30 family transposase codes for the protein MSHYSHLTEAERYQISALLKTNCSKTEIANILNRHKSTVIREIKRNTGLRGYRPKQANEFAVKRKSDNANKITDFCWAYVTYLLKKKFSPEQINGRLKLDGWDGVPSIERIYQFIYANKENKASLLKHLRCQKQRRKRYNSGQTRRGKISNRVDIDKRPMVANNRSRLGDYEGDTIIGSKHRGALLTLVDRKSLEVKIKPLNRKLATDVSQACIEKLKDEITHTLTLDNGLEFAKHEMISDTIGINIYFAKPYHSWERGTNENTNGLIRQYFPKNKTLDQLSENEVQAVEDALNNRPRKKLGFLTPLEVKSRNWSVALRC
- a CDS encoding MerR family transcriptional regulator — encoded protein: MLDQGHNNSLPKIPAKRYFTIGEVSTLCDIKPHVLRYWENEFPDLKPIKRRGNRRYYQRHDVIMIRQIRSLLYDHGYTISGARTKLDGKATDKEASKSYQVINQTRMELEEILEILK
- a CDS encoding integration host factor subunit alpha — translated: MAITKTDLAEALYMDVGLNKCEANEFVDAFFNTIKDLLVEGNDVKLSGFGNFELRDKKGRPGRNPKTLEEIAITPRRIVAFKPGQKIRDTIETYAGSRP